From Desulfoplanes formicivorans:
TTCGCGACATTTCGCATCTGGGTGATCTCAGACGGCCGGACAAGGTGCTTGCACGTCTCAAGGAGGCAACGGGCACAACCACCAACAAGGGGCTTGCCGCATTTTTGCATGTCAGTCCGACGTCCATATCCAACGCCCTCAAGAATCAGAAGATTCCGGCTGACTGGATGATCCAGGTGGGGCTGGAAACCGGTTTTTCCGTGGATTGGCTGGTTACGGGAAGAGGAGTTCCCAAACGCGGTGTTGAGGAAGAAAAAGACTGATCTTCGTGGAGCAGGGTTGAGCCGATGGTATTGATCAGGAACAACTCAAGGACAAGGAAACAAACCCCCGTGTTATGCTCTGAGGCGGGCCCATGCGGTTCGAAAAGGCTGCATGGGGTCTTCAGGATGCGGGGGCGGTCAGGGCACGTTCACGGATTTCAAGGGCCCTGGGGTTGGGATAATCGGGTTTGATCTCCTGGAGCAGGTGCAACGCATCGTTCAGGCGGCCCTGGTGTTCGGCAATGTCAATGCGGGTCATGCCGATTCTGGCGCGCAAGGGACCGGAAGCGGCATCGGCATACACGGTGGCAAGGAATTGTTCGGCCTTGTCGTACTCATCCATGCACACCAGAGCGAGACCGGCAAGATGGGCTGTTTTCAGATAGCTTGGCTGGTCAGGAGCCAGGGGAAGGGCTTTGACAAGACAGCTGTGTGCGCGGTCAAAACGTTGGGCCTGAAAGGCTGTTTTGCCTTGGGCAGAGATGAGTTCCCATTGTTGTTCCGGCGGAAGATGGGGCAGAGATAGTCCCTTTTCCAGGGTGGCCAGGGCGGTTTCCGTATCTCCCTGTTCTGCCTGAAGGGCGGCCTGTTGGAGGAGAATGGCAACCGCGCGAAGGGGATCCTCTCCAAATTCAAGATACATGCTGGCCAGCAGTTTGCTGGCCGTATCCGCATCCTTGAGGATGTCGCGGCTGATGGTCACCAGTCGCTGCCATGCCGTCCAGCGTTCCTTTCCCTGTGGATATTTTTGGAGATAGTTCTGGTAGGCCGTGGTGGCTTCCTGAAATCTACCCTGGCTCATGGCCTGCTCTCCCTGGGTCAGGAAGGGGTGGCCTGCGTCGCCTTCCTGACATCCCTGGAGGAAGACCACAAGGAACATGAAAACCAGAACAACCATCAGGCCCTGGGCGGCACTGATGGTTGCTCTGGTGTATGTAGTCAAGAGGGTGTTCACTGATCAACGGGAGGTATCGCGATCCTCGTCCCTTTCCACCAGATCGCAACAGATAAGGGTCTGATTGTCACCCATGCGGACCAACCGTACGCCCTGGGTTGCCCGGCCAACCAGGGAAATGTCATTGATGCCTATGCGGATGATCTTGTTGCCGGAAGTCAGGAGGATGGCTTCGTCTTCATTGTCCACCATGAGGGCGCTGACAACAGGCCCGGTCTTGGGGGTGATGCGCATGTTGATGATTCCCTTGCCCCCGCGGGACTGGTTGCGGAACTGGTCCACATGGGTTCTTTTGCCGTAGCCGTTTTCCGCAATGGTCAGAAGCTCCCGCTTGCCGGTCTCGGACAGGATGACCCCGGCAACAACCGTGTCGCCTGGTCTGAGGGTAATTCCCTTGACCCCGGCCGCGCTCCGTCCCATGGAACGGACCTCGGAACAGTCAAACCGGATGGAAAATCCGTTCTTGGTTACCAGGATGATTTCGTCCTGCTGGGCAACTTCCCTGACGGCCAAAAGCTCATCATCTTCCTTGAGCCCCACGGCTATGAGCCCTTGGCTGCGGACATTCTTGTACAGGTCCATGGCCGATCTTTTGACAATGCCGTTGCGGGTGATGAACAAAAAGTACTTGTTTTCGGGAAATTCCCGATAGGTCATGGCCGTGGCCACCCGTTCGTTTTCACCCAGGGAAAGCAGGTTGGCCACGTGAATGCCCTTGGCCGTTCTGCCGCCTTCCGGGACTTCATGCACCTTGATCTGGAACATGCGGCCCGTGTTGGTGAACAAATTCAGGTATTGATGATTGCTCGTGGTCAGCAGTTGGGAGATGAAATCCTTGTCCGTGGAAAAGGCCCCGGCAATGCCCACACCGCCACGTTTTTGCTGCTGGTAGTTGTGCAGGCCGGTACGCTTGATATACCCCTTGTTGGAAAGGGTGATGACCATGTCGTCGTCGGGCACGATATCCTCGATATCAATGCTGTCGGGGTCGTGGGCCATGATTTCCGAGCGCCGAGGGGTGCCGAACGTCTCCTTGAGGGCGAGCAGCTCGTCACGGATGACGCCTTTGAGGACTTCAGGGTTTTCAATGATGCTGCGTAAAAACTCGATGCGTTTGAGCAGTTCGGTATATTCGGCAATGAGTTTTTCCCGCTCCATATTGGTCAGGCGTTGCAGCCGCATGTCCAATATGGCCTGACTCTGGATGTCGGAAAGCTCGAACCGTTCGCCCAGACGCATCTTGGCTTCGGTGGGCGTGCTCGAAGCGCGAATAATGGTTACCACCTCGTCAATATTGTCCAGGGCGATGCGCAATCCTTCCAGGATATGGGCCCGGTGTTCCGCCTTGGCCAGGTCAAACCGTGATCGACGAACAATGACTTCTTTGCGGAAGTCGATGAAGTATTCCAGTATCTGCTTGAGATTCAGGAGCTGGGGCCGGTTGTTGACCACGGCGAGCATGTTGATGCCGAAGCTGGTTTGCAATGCCGTATACTTGTAAAGCTTGTTGATGATGACATCTGCGTAGGCTGTCTTTTTCAGATCAATGACAATGCGGATGCCGCCCAGGTTGGATTCGTCCCGCAGATCGCTGATGCCTTCCAGCTTGTTTTCATTGACCAGGGCAGCGATTTTTTCCACCAGTTTGGATTTGTTCAGAGCGTAGGGAATTTCCGTGATAACAATGGATTCAAGGCCGTTTTTGCGTTCTTCTACCTGAACGCGACCCCGTATTTTTACACTGCCCCTGCCGGTTCTGTAGGCCTCGGCAATGCCGTCCCGGCCGTAGAGAAGCCCGCCCGTGGGAAAGTCCGGTGCTTTGACCACGCGAATCAGATCGCTCATGCTGGTTTCGGGCTCGTCCAGAACCAGCAGCACGCCGTCCACGATTTCCACCAGATTGTGGGGGGGGATATTGGTGGCCATGCCCACGGCGATTCCCGAAGATCCATTGATGAGCAGATTGGGCACCTTGGTCGGCAGGACTTCGGGTTCCTGAAGGCTGTTGTCGTAATTGGGCCTGAACGTGACCGTGTTCTTTTCGATGTCCGCAAGAAACTCTCCGGCCAGCCGGGACATGCGTGCCTCGGTATACCTCATGGCTGCGGCCGAGTCGCCGTCAATGGAGCCGAAGTTGCCCTGCCCATCCACCAGGGGATCGCGCATGTT
This genomic window contains:
- a CDS encoding tetratricopeptide repeat protein, producing MTTYTRATISAAQGLMVVLVFMFLVVFLQGCQEGDAGHPFLTQGEQAMSQGRFQEATTAYQNYLQKYPQGKERWTAWQRLVTISRDILKDADTASKLLASMYLEFGEDPLRAVAILLQQAALQAEQGDTETALATLEKGLSLPHLPPEQQWELISAQGKTAFQAQRFDRAHSCLVKALPLAPDQPSYLKTAHLAGLALVCMDEYDKAEQFLATVYADAASGPLRARIGMTRIDIAEHQGRLNDALHLLQEIKPDYPNPRALEIRERALTAPAS
- the gyrA gene encoding DNA gyrase subunit A; this encodes MLNDVSIEKEIKKSYLEYSLSVIVGRAIPDVRDGLKPVHRRILYAMHELGNTYNRPYKKSARVVGDVIGKYHPHGDSAVYDALVRMAQDFNMRDPLVDGQGNFGSIDGDSAAAMRYTEARMSRLAGEFLADIEKNTVTFRPNYDNSLQEPEVLPTKVPNLLINGSSGIAVGMATNIPPHNLVEIVDGVLLVLDEPETSMSDLIRVVKAPDFPTGGLLYGRDGIAEAYRTGRGSVKIRGRVQVEERKNGLESIVITEIPYALNKSKLVEKIAALVNENKLEGISDLRDESNLGGIRIVIDLKKTAYADVIINKLYKYTALQTSFGINMLAVVNNRPQLLNLKQILEYFIDFRKEVIVRRSRFDLAKAEHRAHILEGLRIALDNIDEVVTIIRASSTPTEAKMRLGERFELSDIQSQAILDMRLQRLTNMEREKLIAEYTELLKRIEFLRSIIENPEVLKGVIRDELLALKETFGTPRRSEIMAHDPDSIDIEDIVPDDDMVITLSNKGYIKRTGLHNYQQQKRGGVGIAGAFSTDKDFISQLLTTSNHQYLNLFTNTGRMFQIKVHEVPEGGRTAKGIHVANLLSLGENERVATAMTYREFPENKYFLFITRNGIVKRSAMDLYKNVRSQGLIAVGLKEDDELLAVREVAQQDEIILVTKNGFSIRFDCSEVRSMGRSAAGVKGITLRPGDTVVAGVILSETGKRELLTIAENGYGKRTHVDQFRNQSRGGKGIINMRITPKTGPVVSALMVDNEDEAILLTSGNKIIRIGINDISLVGRATQGVRLVRMGDNQTLICCDLVERDEDRDTSR